Proteins co-encoded in one Saprospira grandis genomic window:
- the mraZ gene encoding division/cell wall cluster transcriptional repressor MraZ gives MQFLGEYSCKIDAKGRFRLPAALLAQYPAAAVEGFVLNRGFESCLTLYPQAAWQSITEEMQQLNLYQRQNRQFVRYFFRGATPLQLDKQQRLLLPKNLLDYAQIAKELVLFAYFNRIEIWAKSVYDNLLEEEPGDFADLAESVMGKIEQNSDV, from the coding sequence ATGCAATTTTTGGGAGAATACAGCTGCAAAATAGATGCAAAGGGGAGGTTCCGTTTGCCTGCAGCCTTATTGGCCCAATATCCAGCGGCGGCAGTTGAGGGATTTGTATTAAATCGGGGATTTGAGTCTTGTTTGACCCTTTATCCGCAGGCGGCTTGGCAAAGCATAACCGAAGAGATGCAGCAATTGAACTTATACCAGCGGCAAAACCGTCAGTTTGTGCGTTACTTTTTTCGGGGGGCAACGCCCTTGCAGCTAGACAAGCAGCAGCGCTTGCTTTTGCCCAAAAACTTATTGGATTATGCTCAGATAGCGAAAGAATTGGTGCTTTTTGCCTACTTCAATCGCATAGAGATTTGGGCCAAATCCGTCTATGACAACCTTTTAGAAGAAGAACCTGGCGACTTTGCCGATTTGGCGGAGTCTGTCATGGGAAAAATAGAGCAGAACTCAGATGTCTGA